In Gottschalkia purinilytica, the sequence TATATCAGAAGTATGCAGAAAAAGGCTATACCAGCACCAAGACACATAGCTACATTGGTAGTAACGGTGAACTGCATACAAAAGTCCATACATATTGGACTCAAAAAGGCAGACTCTTCATTTACGAACTGTTGAAGGCAGATGGTATTTTGCCGCAGATAGAAATGGAGGGTGTGTAATGGGAATCGATAAATTCAATCATGAAGGATACCATGACCCAACTCCCCATGAGGCACTGACCAACATAATAAGAAAGAAAAAGGCAGAGAAAAAATCTGCCTTTAAGCCGCTTGTATATATTTGTTCTCCCTATTCCGGTGATGTAGAAGGAAACGTTAAAAAGGCTCGCAACTTTTGTAGATTTGCCTTGGAGAATAATTGCATCCCAATTGCTCCCCACCTTATGTTTCCGCAGTTTATGGATGATGAAGATCCAAAGGAACGGGAACTCGCCATATTTATGGACATCGTGCTTATGGGTAAATGCTCCGAAGTTTGGGTGCTAGGCAATACCATTTCAAGCGGTATGGCAAGGGAGATTGAAGTAGCCAAGAAACGCAGACAAACGGTCAGATATTTTAGCCCGGAGCATGAGGAGGTCGAAAGCTTATGAAAATCGCTGTGGGCAACAGCCGGATGGACAAGAAATGGAAAAACAAAGATATCTCGTGGGAGGATTTTTGTGCCCGTGTAAAGACAACACAACGTACTACGGAAACAGTAGAAGAATATCGGAAATTAAAAAGAGGCCAACAAGATGATATCAAAGATGTGGGTGGTTTTGTCGGAGGGCATTTAAAAGGGGGAAGGCGAAAGAAGGGCAATGTTTTATGCCGTTCTTTGCTTACCCTTGATATGGATTACGGTAGGCCAGACATCTGGGAACAAATCAGTATGCTTTTTGATTTCAAATGCTGTGTTTATTCCACCCATAAGCATACACCAGAAAATCCAAGACTTAGGCTAATCGTTCCTCTCGCTCGTGAAATCAGCGAAGAAGAATACGCAGCCGTTGGACGTATGGTGGCAAAAGAAATCGGCATTGACCTTTTTGATGATACGACTTATGAAGCCCATCGCCTTATGTATTGGCCATCCACTTCATCTAATGGTGAATTTGTCTATGAAGAGCAGGATGGAGAACTGCTTGACCCCGATGTTTATCTTTCAAAATATCAAAACTGGCGGGATACATCAACTTGGCCGGTATCAAGCAGGCAGTCTGAAGTTATAAATCGCAGTCTTAAAGAACAAGCAGATCCGCTTTTAAAGGAAGGTGTGGTAGGAACATTCTGTCGTGCCTATCCCGTTCGAGAAGCAATTGAGAAATTCTTAGGTGCAGTTTATGCCCCATCTGCTATGGAAGGACGATACGATTATATTCCAGCTGATAGTAGTGCTGGTGTGATTATCTATGATGATAAATTCGCATACAGCCACCATGCTACAGACCCAGCAAGTGGATTACTCCTCAATGCTTTTGATCTCGTTCGTATTCATAAATTCGGTTCTTTAGATGATAAAGCTTCTACCACTACAGCTCCTGGTAAGATGCCATCTTTTGTGGCAATGTGCGAGTTTGCTATAAAAGATGAAAGAGTAAAAGCTGAGTTTTCTAAGGAAAGACAGGCACAGGCTGAAGAGGAGTTTAGTGATGAGGATTGGCAGACAGCTTTGGAATTGGATAAGCAAGGCCGAATAAAAGACACGCTAGACAACATCGTTTTAATTATTCGGCATGATAAGGAATTACAGCATATAGCTTTTAATTGCCACCGTGATGGTATTGATGCCAAAGGAGGTCTGCCTTGGGAACAGATCAAGGTGGGTTGGAATGATTCAGATAATGCACTTCTTAAAGTGTATTTAAGCAGCAAATATGGAGTCTATTCACCTACCAAGACCAAGGATGCTGTGTTAGCGGTAGCGGCTGAACGAGCCTACCATCCTGTAAAGGAGTATCTGGACTCCCTGCCAAAATGGGATGGAATTAGTCGAGTAGATAATCTATTAATTGATTATTTCGGTGCAACAGATAATTCCTATACAAAAGCAGTCATCCGCAAAACGATGGT encodes:
- a CDS encoding virulence-associated E family protein, which produces MKIAVGNSRMDKKWKNKDISWEDFCARVKTTQRTTETVEEYRKLKRGQQDDIKDVGGFVGGHLKGGRRKKGNVLCRSLLTLDMDYGRPDIWEQISMLFDFKCCVYSTHKHTPENPRLRLIVPLAREISEEEYAAVGRMVAKEIGIDLFDDTTYEAHRLMYWPSTSSNGEFVYEEQDGELLDPDVYLSKYQNWRDTSTWPVSSRQSEVINRSLKEQADPLLKEGVVGTFCRAYPVREAIEKFLGAVYAPSAMEGRYDYIPADSSAGVIIYDDKFAYSHHATDPASGLLLNAFDLVRIHKFGSLDDKASTTTAPGKMPSFVAMCEFAIKDERVKAEFSKERQAQAEEEFSDEDWQTALELDKQGRIKDTLDNIVLIIRHDKELQHIAFNCHRDGIDAKGGLPWEQIKVGWNDSDNALLKVYLSSKYGVYSPTKTKDAVLAVAAERAYHPVKEYLDSLPKWDGISRVDNLLIDYFGATDNSYTKAVIRKTMVAAVARIYRPGTKFDSVLILNGPQGIGKSTFFAKLAGDWFSDSLTITDMKDKSGAEKLQGYWLLELGELAGMRKTDVEIVKSFISRADDKYRASYGVNVESHPRQCVIVGSTNAESGFLRDITGNRRFWPVRISGNGKKKAWQMTKEEVQQIWAETLVLYEKGEKLYLEGDDASMATSEQADAMETDEREGLVRTYLDTLLPDDWDTMSLYERRNFLGGSEFGGGTRVGTVKRTLVCNMEIWCECFGKDASSMRTSDSYAIGAIMRKISGWNKYTGNKNGTINFPIYGKQRAYSRTEEQS
- a CDS encoding DUF4406 domain-containing protein, with amino-acid sequence MGIDKFNHEGYHDPTPHEALTNIIRKKKAEKKSAFKPLVYICSPYSGDVEGNVKKARNFCRFALENNCIPIAPHLMFPQFMDDEDPKERELAIFMDIVLMGKCSEVWVLGNTISSGMAREIEVAKKRRQTVRYFSPEHEEVESL